The genomic window GTACCCGAGCGTCTGGTGGCCGGTCGCCAGCGGGCTTGCAGGCAGGTTCACGAAGTCCGTCGGTGCGACGGGGAACCGGTCGGAGGCGGCGGAGGCCACAGCGGTCGGCGGCGCCGCCGCCATCGCCGGTCCGGTGGAAACGACGGCAGCGGCGACGGTGACTGCGGCGGCTGCGGTGACACCCAGGCGATTGCGCTTCGTCAGCATGCGCGAGACCCCTTTCGACTTCCTTGCGGGTCTGTCCGGGAGGGATGAACTCCCGGTGGAGTGGTCCTGTTTCGACGGCGGGGAGGGATTTCACGTCAGGCTACTCCGTGACGGTACTCACGCGCCTGGGGAGCCCACTACGCTTCCTAGTAGCCCGCTTCGGGAGCATCGCCGCGCGGATCGCGGCCGTGCTCGCCGTCCGCGCCGCCGATCGCCGCGATCACCCCGCCGGTCGGCGTCCGTGCAGCTCAGCGCGGTGATCCTCGGCGGAAAAACCCAGCCGGGTACGTGGTTTGAACCCCTGGGGCACGGGTACCGGGCCCGGCCGGGCGTCGGTCGGGGAGGCCCGCGACTACGACCCACCGTCGTATCAAGGCCCCTTGGATCGCGCCCCCGACCCCGCTAACAATGGCGAAGTCGCCAGATGCGGCGGAGGCCCGTCCACCGCCGCAGCTCCCGAACGGTGGTCTCTCCACAGCGAGACCGCCCCGGTGCCGACACCCCTGACCGCGAGGCCGCTTCGTCGTGCCTGCGGAACCCTCTGGGGGCGAGGCGCCCAACTGATGTGAGGTCGAACTCCACGTGCCCGTGATCTCCACCCGCATGCGCAAGTCCGCCGCCCTTCTCGCCTCCGCCGCCGGCATCGTCGCCATCGGCGCCGCCGTGGCCCCCACCGCCGCCTCTGCCGCCACCCCGCAGCAGATCGCCGCCAGCATCGTCCCCGCCGACCAGCTGGCCTCCTTCGACCAGATCGTCTCGCACGAGAGCGGCTGGAACGTCACCGCCACCAACCCGTCCTCGGGCGCCTACGGCCTGGGCCAGGCCCTGCCGGGCAACAAGATGGCCTCCGCCGGCGCCGACTGGCAGACCAACGCGTCCACCCAGATCAAGTGGACGTACGACTACATGAACAGCCGCTACGGCAGCCCGAACCAGGCCTGGGCCTACTGGCAGGTCCACCACAACTACTGATCACCCCGATCAGCGACCCCCAGCGGGTCAACCCCTAGGGGCCCAGCACGCGACCCGCGCGCCGGGCCCCTCAGGCGTTCCCGGAGAGTCTGCGGTCTCAGCGGAACGCGGCGATGTTGCGCGCGGCCCAGTCGGCGAAGGGGCGCGGGGCCCGGCCGAGGACCCGCTGCACGTCCGGGCTGACGAGCAGCTCGGCCTCGTTCGGGGAGCCGAGGATGTCCAGGGTGTCCTCGGCGAGCTCCACCGGCATGCTCCGGGCCATCGCGGCCCTGGCCTCGTCCCGGGTGAGGTCGTGGAAGCGCACCGGCGAGCCCAGCGCGTCGGCGATGGCCTGCGCCTGCTGGCGCGGCGTGATCACCGCCGGGCCGGTCAGGTCGTACACGCCGCCGGTGTACCGGTCCTCCAGCAGGCAGGCCGCCGCCACGTCGGCGATGTCCGCCGGGTCGACGACCGGCACCCCGACGTCGCCGAAGGGCGCGGCCACGGCCCGCTGCGTGCGGACGGACTCGGCCCACCACAGCGCGTTGGAGGCGAAGCCGCCCGGCCGCAGGACGGCCCACTCCAGCCCGGACTCCCGCAGCACGTCCTCCAGCTCGCGCATCGCGATCCGCGTCGGGCCGAAGGGCCTGGTCGTCACGCCCTGCGAGGAGAGCAGCACGACCCGGCGGACCCCGGCGGCCCGGGCCCGGCGGATGATGTCGGCCGGATCGGCCCCGGCGGCGTGCAGGTCGCCGGAGAGCAGCAGGAACAGCGCCTTCGCCCCGGCCAGCGCGGGCTCCAGGCCGGCCGGCTCGGCCAGATCGGCCACCACGTGGCGGACACCCTGCGGCACCGCCGCCGCGTGCCGCGACACCGCCGTCACCTGCCGGCCCGCCTCGGCCAGCGCCTGCGTCAACGGCCGGCCCACGTTCCCGGTAGCCCCGGTCACCACGATCATCTTCAGCTCCTTGTGCGATGTGCTCTGGTGTCTCCGACGCTAGGAGAAGGAACTAACTCTTGGTAAGGGCATACCTGGAGGTAAGCTCAGTACATGGTGGAAGGTGCGCAGATCATCAGGGCCGACGCAGGGCAGCGGTATGACGTGTTTCACACCGACTGCCCCGCGCGCAACGTGCTCGACCACGTGACCAGCCGGTGGGGCGTCTGGGTGCTGATCTCCTTGCGGAGCAACGACCTGCGGTTCTACGAGCTGCGCGAGAGCATCCACGGCATCAGCGAGAAGATGCTCGCCCAGACCCTGCGCGCGCTGGTCGAGGACGGCCTCATCTGGCGCAAGGTCGAGCCGGCCACGCCGCCCCAGGTCAGCTACGGGCTGACCGGGTTCGGCCGGGAGGTCGGTGAGCCGCTCGCGGAGCTGTTCGACCGAATCACCCGGCAGCTGCCGCCGCGCAGCGCGCAATAGCCGGGGCGAGCGGGCTCTCCGCACGGCGGCCCTCGCCCGGAGCCCGGTGGCATGAAGCCGCCTCACCCGGGCATTCGCCCCGGTATGACGACACCAGTCACCGGTCCGCCCCGTGCTGCCGCGGGCACCTACCGATGCGCCTTCGTGCTGGGCGGCGGCGGCTACCTCGGCGCCCACGAGGTCGGCATGCTGCGCGCCCTGCTGGCGGCGGGCATCCGCCCGGATCTGCTCGTCGGCACCTCGGTCGGCGCACTGAACGGCGCGGTGCTGGCCGCCGACCCCACGCCCGCCGCCGTGCAGCGGCTGGCCGAGGTGTGGGCGGGCCTGACCGGCTCGGCGGTCTTCTCCGGCTCGGTCCTCCAACGCACCCGCACCGCCGTGCGCAGCCGCACCCACCTGCACTCCGACACACGGCTGCGGGCGCTGCTGGAGCACGAGCTGCACGGTCGGCTGATCGAGGACCTGGCCGTGCCGTTCCAGTGCGTGGCCGCGGAGGTGGAGACGGCCGCCGAGCACTGGTTCACCGAGGGACCGGTGGTGGACGCGCTGCTCGCCTCCTGCGCCGTCCCCGGGCTGCTGCCGGCGGCGCGGATCGGCGAGCGCCACTACCTGGACGGCGGCCTGGTCAACAGCATCCCGGTGGGCCGGGCCGTCGCCCTCGGCGCGCGCGAGGTGTTCGTCCTGCAGGTCGGACGGATCGAGCAGCCGCTGCGGCCGGCCCAGCGGCCGTGGGAGGTGCCGCTGGTCGCCTTCGAGATCGCGCGACGGCACCGCTTCGCCCACGACATGAGCAACCTGCCGCCGGGCGTCACCGTCCACCTGCTGCCCACCGGTGCCGCCGACGAACCCCCGCCCGGGCCGGTGGGCCAGCTGCGCTACCGCGACGCCCGCCGGGTCGCCGAACGGATCGACCGCGCCCACCGGGCCACCACCCGCTACCTGGCGGGCCTGCGCCCCGCGCAGGCCTGAGGGGCTCGACGCGATGACCCGGCTCCGATGTCTGCTGCGACGGTGCGTCACCGTCCCGCTGCTGCTCGTCGGCCTCCCGGCAGCCGTCCTGCTGCTCGCCCTCGCGCTGGTCTGCCAGTTGCCGCTGCTGCTGCTCGGCCGCCGCCGCGCCCGGCCCGTCCGGCTCGCGACCCTGCTGCTGCTGTACGTCCTCGCGGATCTCGGCGGCCTGCTGGCCGCTACCGCCAACTGGCTGCGCTGCCTCGGGCGGCGCGAGGGCGGCGCACGGCGCGCGGAGCTGGACCACCGCCTCCTTGGCCGGCTGCTGCGCTTCGTCCACCGCGCGGGTGCGCGCCTGTTCCATCTGCGGCTGCAGGTGAGCCCCGAACCCGCGGGCCCCGGCGGCCCGTTGATCGTCCTGGCCCGGCACGCCGGACCCGGCGACTCGTTCCTCCTGGTCGAGCGGCTGATCTCGGTCGCCCACTACCGGCCGCGGGTCGTGCTCAAGCAGCAACTGCGCCTGGACCCCTGCCTGGACGTGCTGCTCACCCGCCTGCCCTCCTGCTTCGTCCCCGCGGGCCACGGCGACTCCGCCGCGACCGTCGAGCGGATCACCGAACTGGCCGCCGGGCTGCGGGACGGGGACGCTCTGGTGGTCTTCCCCGAGGGCGGGAACTTCACCGAGCACCGCCGGGAGCGGGCGATCCGCCGACTGCGCCGGCGCGGTGAGCGGGTCCAGGCCGCGCACGCCGAGCAGGACCGCCACGTGCTGCCCCCGAGGATGACCGGCAGCCTGGCCGCGCTGGCAGCCGCACCGACCGCGGACGTGGTCTTCGTGACCCACACCGGGCTCGACACCATGGACTCGGCCGGCTCCCTCTGGCGGGGACTGCCCCTGACCCACCCGGTCCGCGCGCACTGGTGGCGAGTCCCGGCCCGGGCCGTGCCGACGGGGGACGAGGCCCGGCAGGCCTGGCTGCTGGCCCAGTGGGACCGGGTCGACGCCTGGGTGGCACGCCATCAGATCCCCGGCTGAGCGGAAGCGCCGGATCACCAGGTGACGGGCAGCTCGGCCAGGGAGTGGAAGACGGGGTGCTCGCGCAGGCGGAGCCGGGACGGCTCGCAGGCCAGGCGGAGGGTCGGCAGCCGGGTCAGGAGGGAGGCGAGGGCGAGCGTCACCTCCAGTCGGCCCAGCGACGCGCCGAGGCAGAAATGGGCGCCGTGGCCCCACAGGAGGTGGCCGGAGGCGTCGCGGTGGATGTCCAGCCGCTCGGGGTCGGGGAAGACGGCGGGGTCGTGGTTGGCGGCGAGCAGGCTGATCATCACCGACTCGCCCTGCCGGACCGGGGTTTCGCCGATCCGCAGGTCCTCGGTGGCCTGGCGCACCACGCCGTCCTGGACGATCGACCAGAACCGCATCGACTCCTCCACGAACTGCGGCAGGAGCGCTCCGCCGTCGGCCAGGACCTCGGCGCGCAGCCGCTCGTCGGTCAGCAGGCTCAGCGTGCTGAACGCGATCTGGGTGGCGGTCGACTCGTGGCCGGCGACGAGCAGCAGCTTGAGGATGCCCAGGAGATCGGCGCGCTCGAGTTCGCCGGTGGCCACGTGGTTGTGCACCAGTCGGCTGACCAGGTCGTCGCCCGGGTCGTGCTGCTTGGCGCGCGCGTGCTGGTCGAGGAAGGCGATGATCCGGTGGTGCGCCGCCAGTGAGCCGGCCGGGTCGCCGTCCGTCAGCATGGTCTGGGTCTGCTCCAGGAAGAACCCGGTCTGCTCGTCCGGGATGCCCAGCAGCCGGGCGATCACCAGCGCCGACACCTTGGTGGCGAAGTCCCTTGCCAGGTCTGCTGGTTGCGGTCCGGCTGCCAGGTCGTCGGCCGCCCGTTCGGTCAGTTCCTGGACCCGGGGGCGCAGCGCGCGCACCCGGCGGACGGTGAACTCCGGGGCGACCATCCTGCGCAGCCGGCCGTGCTGCGGATCGTCCATCCGCAGGAACCCGCTCGGCCGCTCGTCGACGGCCACGGGGAAGCGCACCGGAAAGCCGGGCCGGGTCTCGTCGGCGCTCAGCCTGGGGTCCTTGAGGGCGGACCGCACGTCCTCGTAGCGGGTGACCAGCCAGACCAGTTGCTCCTCGCCGGCGCCGGCCGGCAGCCGGACCAGTGTCGGCGGGCCGTCGTCACGGACCGCACCGAGTGTTGGCGGCGGCGACATCGGACAGCCGCGGGCCAGCGGCCAGCCGAGCACACCGGAGTCTGTACCGGGCATGGTCGTCCCCCTTCATCGCGTATGAATGCCTGACCCGCCCGGCCGCTCCGGCGGCGGGTGCCCCCGACCGGACCACCCAAGCACCCGTCCCTGACGCGCCGGTGACCGGCCGCTGACTTCCCGTCACCGCACCGTCGGCCCCGGGTGGGTGGCTCGCGATCCGTGGCCCACGAGGCTGCGAAACCCTTGACACCCCAGTTGGTCTATACCAACATCCATTCGTCCACGCATGACGAACGTTGCGACCGGCACCGCCGCCCCGATCCCGGAAGGCCCCGTCGATGACCTCCAGCAGGACCACCCGGAGCGACCCCGAGCTGCGGCGCCTCGCCCTCTCGGTCCTCCAGCCGGGATTCGTCGGCACCGAGGCGCCGGACTGGCTGCTGCGGGCCATCGGTGACGGTCTGTCATCCGTGGTGCTGTTCTCCCGCAACATCGGCGCGCCCGAGCAGGTGACCCGCCTCTCCGCCCAACTGCGCGCCGAGAATCCGGAGTTGATCATCGCGATCGACGAGGAGGCGGGCGACGTCACCCGCCTCGAGGGCTGGACCGGCTCCACCCGCCCCGGCAACTTCGCGCTCGGCGCCGTCGACGACGTCGAGCTCACCGAGGCGGTCGCCCGCGACATCGGGCGGGAGCTGCACGCCGCCGGAGTGAGCCTCGACTACGCGCCGAGCGCCGACGTCAACTCCAACCCGCGCAACCCCGTCATCGGGCTGCGCTCCTTCGGTACCACCACCGAGCTGGTGGCCCGTCACACCGCCGGTTGGACCCGCGGCCTGCAGGCGGCGGGCGTGGCCGCCTGCGCCAAGCACTTCCCCGGCCACGGCGACACCTCCGTCGATTCCCACCACGGTCTGCCCACGGACGACTCCACCGCCGAGAAGATCGCCGCCACCGCCCTTCCGCCGTTCCGGGCGGCGCTGGAGGCCGGCGTGCGGGTCGTGATGACCGGGCACCTGCTGGTGCCCGCCTACGACCGGGAACACCCGGCGACCCTGAGCCGCACCATCATCAACGACCTGCTGCGCACCGAACTCGGCTTCGACGGACTGGTGGTGACGGACGGGATCGAGATGGGCGCGGTCGCCGACCGCTACGGCATCGACGGCGCCGCCGTCGGCGCGCTCGCGGCCGGCGCCGATGCCGTGTGCGTCGGCGGGGAGAGCGCCGACGAGGGCACCGTCGCCCTGCTCGCGGGTGCGCTGGTCTCGGCCGTCGCCTCGGGCCGGCTGGCGGAGCAGCGACTGCGCGAAGCCGCGGACCGGGTACGGGAGTTCGCCACCTGGTCGACACAGCTCGGCCGCGCCGTGCCGACCAGCCCGATCCGTGGCGACGTCGGCTTCGCGGCCGCCCGCCGCGCGGTGCGGATCCGTGGCCGCGGCGCGGAGCTGCTGCCGCTCGCCGCCGCCCCGCACGTGGTCGAGCTGGTGCCGACCACCAACCTCGCCATCGGCCCCGAGACCCCCTGGGGTGTGGCCGCGCCGCTGCGCGAGCGGCTGCCCGGAACGACCTTCGTCCGGCTGCACCCCGGGCACCTGGGCGACCGGGCCGCGGTCCTGGACGAGCTGGCGCTGCGGCCGGCCGCGGGCCGCCCGCTGGTGGTGGTCGTCCGCGATGCCGCCCGGCACGACTGGATGAGCGCCGCGCTGACCGAGCTGGTCGGCGCCCGCCCCGACGCCGTCGTGGTGGAGATGGGCCTGCCCGGCGACACCGCTCCCGGCGCCGTGCACATCGTCACCCACGGCGCGACCACCGCCTCCGGGGTGGCCGCGGCCGAGGCGCTGGCCGGCCTGCGCAGCTGAGGCCCCTCGCTACGCCCGGCCGCCGGCGGTGGTGATCGAGCGGCGGACCAGTTCGGCCTTCTCCCTGTGCAGGAAGACGAGTTGGGCCCGCTTGTCGGCCAGGTCGACCTGCGGGCCGAGGGTGAAGCCGCTGCGCAGCAGCCGGGCGATCGACTTCTCGTTGCGGGCGTCCGGTTCGGCCACGATGCGCCGGACGGCCGGGTCGGACAGGACGAAGTCCAGGAAGAAGCCGACGAGCACCCCGGTGTGGCCGGGCTGCACGGGGCCGTGCGCGGGGGCGACCAGCAGGTGGATGCCGAGGTCGCCGGGCCGGACCGGGTAGTGCGCGCCAAGGGGATCGTGCTCGGGCTGGTACGTCTGGAACAGCGCGACCGGTGTGCCGTCGTGCAGGGCGAGGTAGGCGTGGTGGGTGGTCAGCGAGTCGACGTAGGCGTAGATCTCCCGGACCTGGTCGCGGCTGTGGCCGACCATGCCCCAGAATCTCGCGCGCTCCTGGTTCACCCAGGCGTGGACGGTGTCGGCGTCGTCCACCGGGTCCAGCGGTCGGATCGACAGAGTGCCGAGGCCGGGGACGTCCTGGGTGTGGGTGCGCCCGGTCGGGGTGCGGTGGTCAGTGGTCATCGCCGGTCTCCTTGGTGAGCCTGTTCCAGTCGGTGATCACCGGCACCAGCGCGCCGCTGAGCCACAGCGGCAGCTGGTCGCGGTGGTGCGGGTGGCCGGGCACCGCGTGCGCGCCGAACGGAACCACCC from Kitasatospora sp. NBC_01250 includes these protein-coding regions:
- a CDS encoding lytic transglycosylase domain-containing protein, with amino-acid sequence MRKSAALLASAAGIVAIGAAVAPTAASAATPQQIAASIVPADQLASFDQIVSHESGWNVTATNPSSGAYGLGQALPGNKMASAGADWQTNASTQIKWTYDYMNSRYGSPNQAWAYWQVHHNY
- a CDS encoding SDR family oxidoreductase, giving the protein MIVVTGATGNVGRPLTQALAEAGRQVTAVSRHAAAVPQGVRHVVADLAEPAGLEPALAGAKALFLLLSGDLHAAGADPADIIRRARAAGVRRVVLLSSQGVTTRPFGPTRIAMRELEDVLRESGLEWAVLRPGGFASNALWWAESVRTQRAVAAPFGDVGVPVVDPADIADVAAACLLEDRYTGGVYDLTGPAVITPRQQAQAIADALGSPVRFHDLTRDEARAAMARSMPVELAEDTLDILGSPNEAELLVSPDVQRVLGRAPRPFADWAARNIAAFR
- a CDS encoding winged helix-turn-helix transcriptional regulator → MVEGAQIIRADAGQRYDVFHTDCPARNVLDHVTSRWGVWVLISLRSNDLRFYELRESIHGISEKMLAQTLRALVEDGLIWRKVEPATPPQVSYGLTGFGREVGEPLAELFDRITRQLPPRSAQ
- a CDS encoding patatin-like phospholipase family protein, translated to MTTPVTGPPRAAAGTYRCAFVLGGGGYLGAHEVGMLRALLAAGIRPDLLVGTSVGALNGAVLAADPTPAAVQRLAEVWAGLTGSAVFSGSVLQRTRTAVRSRTHLHSDTRLRALLEHELHGRLIEDLAVPFQCVAAEVETAAEHWFTEGPVVDALLASCAVPGLLPAARIGERHYLDGGLVNSIPVGRAVALGAREVFVLQVGRIEQPLRPAQRPWEVPLVAFEIARRHRFAHDMSNLPPGVTVHLLPTGAADEPPPGPVGQLRYRDARRVAERIDRAHRATTRYLAGLRPAQA
- a CDS encoding 1-acyl-sn-glycerol-3-phosphate acyltransferase encodes the protein MTRLRCLLRRCVTVPLLLVGLPAAVLLLALALVCQLPLLLLGRRRARPVRLATLLLLYVLADLGGLLAATANWLRCLGRREGGARRAELDHRLLGRLLRFVHRAGARLFHLRLQVSPEPAGPGGPLIVLARHAGPGDSFLLVERLISVAHYRPRVVLKQQLRLDPCLDVLLTRLPSCFVPAGHGDSAATVERITELAAGLRDGDALVVFPEGGNFTEHRRERAIRRLRRRGERVQAAHAEQDRHVLPPRMTGSLAALAAAPTADVVFVTHTGLDTMDSAGSLWRGLPLTHPVRAHWWRVPARAVPTGDEARQAWLLAQWDRVDAWVARHQIPG
- a CDS encoding cytochrome P450, which produces MPGTDSGVLGWPLARGCPMSPPPTLGAVRDDGPPTLVRLPAGAGEEQLVWLVTRYEDVRSALKDPRLSADETRPGFPVRFPVAVDERPSGFLRMDDPQHGRLRRMVAPEFTVRRVRALRPRVQELTERAADDLAAGPQPADLARDFATKVSALVIARLLGIPDEQTGFFLEQTQTMLTDGDPAGSLAAHHRIIAFLDQHARAKQHDPGDDLVSRLVHNHVATGELERADLLGILKLLLVAGHESTATQIAFSTLSLLTDERLRAEVLADGGALLPQFVEESMRFWSIVQDGVVRQATEDLRIGETPVRQGESVMISLLAANHDPAVFPDPERLDIHRDASGHLLWGHGAHFCLGASLGRLEVTLALASLLTRLPTLRLACEPSRLRLREHPVFHSLAELPVTW
- a CDS encoding glycoside hydrolase family 3 protein; the protein is MTSSRTTRSDPELRRLALSVLQPGFVGTEAPDWLLRAIGDGLSSVVLFSRNIGAPEQVTRLSAQLRAENPELIIAIDEEAGDVTRLEGWTGSTRPGNFALGAVDDVELTEAVARDIGRELHAAGVSLDYAPSADVNSNPRNPVIGLRSFGTTTELVARHTAGWTRGLQAAGVAACAKHFPGHGDTSVDSHHGLPTDDSTAEKIAATALPPFRAALEAGVRVVMTGHLLVPAYDREHPATLSRTIINDLLRTELGFDGLVVTDGIEMGAVADRYGIDGAAVGALAAGADAVCVGGESADEGTVALLAGALVSAVASGRLAEQRLREAADRVREFATWSTQLGRAVPTSPIRGDVGFAAARRAVRIRGRGAELLPLAAAPHVVELVPTTNLAIGPETPWGVAAPLRERLPGTTFVRLHPGHLGDRAAVLDELALRPAAGRPLVVVVRDAARHDWMSAALTELVGARPDAVVVEMGLPGDTAPGAVHIVTHGATTASGVAAAEALAGLRS
- a CDS encoding GNAT family N-acetyltransferase, whose amino-acid sequence is MTTDHRTPTGRTHTQDVPGLGTLSIRPLDPVDDADTVHAWVNQERARFWGMVGHSRDQVREIYAYVDSLTTHHAYLALHDGTPVALFQTYQPEHDPLGAHYPVRPGDLGIHLLVAPAHGPVQPGHTGVLVGFFLDFVLSDPAVRRIVAEPDARNEKSIARLLRSGFTLGPQVDLADKRAQLVFLHREKAELVRRSITTAGGRA